In Streptomyces sannanensis, the DNA window ACCCGGAGGTCCTTCAGCGGCTGCGGAACGAACCCGGTCTCGCCGTCCCGCTCGTCGAGGAACTACTTCGCTACGAGCCGCCGGTGCAGTTGATCCCGCAGCGCACCACGATCGCGGACATCGAGGTCTCCGGCGTCACCATCCCCAAGGGCGCGTCGCTCTGGCTCGTACTGGCCTCCGGCAACCGGGACCCGGAACGCTTCACCGACCCCGACCGGTTCGACCCGGACCGCAAGGACATCCAGCATCTCGGGTTCGGCAGCGGCATCCACGCCTGCTTCGGCGCGCCGCTCGCCCGGTTGGAGGCACAGATCGCGCTGACCGAGCTGGCCCGCAGGCTCGACAACCCCCGCCTGCTGGAGGACCCGCCCCCCTACCGCCAGAGCGCCGTCCTGCGCGGCCCACGCCATCTGCACTTCGCCTGCGACGGCATCCGGCCCTGAACCCGGCCGCACCGACGACGCGTTCGCCGGGGCGGACCGGACGCCGCCTCGGCGAGATGGGGCCGGTGCGCGCCCTTCTAAGACCTCGGGGTGCCCGGCGCAGGTGTACGAAGGGGTCCGGCCGAGGTGAGCCCAAAAGTCATGGCGGGTTGCGGGCCCTTCAGTGGTTGCGTGGGGCTACCAGGCCGGATTCGTAGGCGAGGACCACGAGTTGGGCGCGGTCGCGGGCGTCGAGCTTGGCCATGGCCCGATTGATGTGGGTTTTTGCGGTCAGTGGGCTGATCACCATGTGGTCGGCGATCTGGTCGTTGGACAGGCCCTGTGCGACCAGGGCGACGGCCTCGCGTTCGCGGCTGGTCAGCTTTTCCAGCCCGGTGCCGGTGCTGGTGTTGACCGGCTGGGCGATGTACCTGTTGATGAGCTTGCGGGTGATCGAGGGAGCGAGCAGGGCGTCGCCGCGCGCGGCGACGCGTACGGCGTGCAGGAAGTCTTCCGGCACGATGTCCTTGACGAGGAATCCGGCAGCGCCGGCGCGCAGCGCGTCGAAGACGTATTCGTCCAAGCCGTAGTTGGTCAGGATGACGACGTGCACCCGGGCCAGGGCAGGGTCCGCGGCGATGCGCCGGGTCGCCTCTATGCCGTCGACGACCGGCATCTGGATGTCGATGAGAGCGATGTCGGGCAGGTGTTCCCTGATCAGAGCCAGGCCTTCCTTCCCGTCGGCAGCCTCGGCCACCACCTCGATGTCGTCCTCAAGGTCGAGGAGCGCGCGGAATCCGCTGCGAATGAGCGGCTGGTCGTCGACCAGCAGGACGCGGATCATGACGTCCGGTCCACGGGGAGTTCGGCCTGAACGGTGAAGCCGTGCTCGCTGAGCGGTTCGGCGCGAAGCCTGCCGCCGAGGGCGGTGACTCGTTCGCGCATGCCGAGCAGCCCGATGCCGGGCGTCGGCGCGGTGTCCGGCGTGGCCTTGCCGTCGTCATCGACGCGTATCGCGAGGGCGTCGGGCCGGTAGTCGATCCGGATCGACGCGGTAGCGGCGGCGGCGTGGCGGGCGATGTTGGTGAGCGACTCCTGCACGATCCGGTAGGCGGTCCGGCCCACCGCGGCCGGCACGTCGTGCCGCTGTCCTTCGATCGTCAGCGTCGCCTCCAGGCCGGCCCTGCCGGCCCGCTCCACCAGTTCCGGGATGTGGTCGAGCCCGTGCGGCGGGGTCGTGTCGTCGTCGCGCAGGGCCTCCAGGGTCGCACGCAGTTCCCGGCTCGCCTCACGTCCGGCCTCCTGGATCGCCAGCAGGGCCTCCGACACCTGTTCGCCACGCCTGCGGGCCACATGGACGGCGACTTCGGACTGCACCTTGATGATCGAGATCTGGTGGGTGAGCGAATCGTG includes these proteins:
- a CDS encoding response regulator transcription factor, which encodes MIRVLLVDDQPLIRSGFRALLDLEDDIEVVAEAADGKEGLALIREHLPDIALIDIQMPVVDGIEATRRIAADPALARVHVVILTNYGLDEYVFDALRAGAAGFLVKDIVPEDFLHAVRVAARGDALLAPSITRKLINRYIAQPVNTSTGTGLEKLTSREREAVALVAQGLSNDQIADHMVISPLTAKTHINRAMAKLDARDRAQLVVLAYESGLVAPRNH
- a CDS encoding sensor histidine kinase yields the protein MSTGRFRVPADVRDWAIAVGVAVALLATGLSGQHSATNLDLLGYALLTAGGLALAARRRAPVPVLTVTGLCAVGYQAAGFDVPAVAYLFAVYAAMRAGHRTITVAASVTMLAALPLAALASLNDTGEAFAQARGALEVAWLIAAGAAGEALRQAERRADEAERTREETARRRADEERLHIARELHDSLTHQISIIKVQSEVAVHVARRRGEQVSEALLAIQEAGREASRELRATLEALRDDDTTPPHGLDHIPELVERAGRAGLEATLTIEGQRHDVPAAVGRTAYRIVQESLTNIARHAAAATASIRIDYRPDALAIRVDDDGKATPDTAPTPGIGLLGMRERVTALGGRLRAEPLSEHGFTVQAELPVDRTS